The following coding sequences lie in one Mesorhizobium sp. NZP2298 genomic window:
- a CDS encoding PfkB family carbohydrate kinase, with protein MRSLSVVGGIYRERCLQPTWDAVLGSAGRAAQALGTVKASRKRLHAYMSDRARSEVELLAELADFELVPTDLPFLVLFDYAHTLGDPVISPPIGLMGQRPPLAVKDDVVLRYGMLEGDAVVAANIAVYDPQSAFGAAAFTANGSSAKRLAVVLNRLELRSITGEEDPRAGADWLFRNDGAEVVVLKMGALGARVITPDGAWEIPLYRSERVWKLGSGDVFSATFAAMWALEDMAPDDAADIASRATAWYCGHRALPTPDAATLATMPFEQVRPGTGRIYLAAPFFDLGQRWLVEESRRALLQAGAQVFSPIHEVGPGAAEVVAPADLAGIEDCDVLLAIVNGMDPGTVFEAGYAIRKGIPVVALAENSREEDLKMFVGSGATVTSDFATAIYQAVWRLPR; from the coding sequence CACTCGGCACCGTCAAGGCTTCGCGGAAGCGGTTGCACGCTTACATGAGCGATCGGGCGCGGAGCGAAGTCGAACTCCTCGCCGAACTCGCCGACTTCGAGTTGGTACCCACGGACCTGCCTTTCCTGGTGTTGTTTGACTACGCACATACGCTTGGCGACCCTGTCATATCGCCGCCGATCGGCTTGATGGGCCAGCGACCGCCGCTCGCCGTCAAAGACGACGTCGTGCTCCGCTACGGCATGCTCGAGGGCGATGCCGTCGTCGCCGCCAACATCGCGGTTTACGATCCACAATCCGCTTTCGGCGCTGCCGCGTTCACTGCCAACGGCTCGTCGGCCAAGAGGCTTGCAGTGGTGCTCAACAGGCTCGAGTTGCGCTCGATCACCGGCGAGGAAGATCCTCGCGCCGGTGCCGACTGGCTGTTCCGGAACGACGGTGCCGAGGTGGTCGTGCTGAAGATGGGGGCCTTGGGCGCACGGGTAATCACGCCGGACGGGGCGTGGGAAATCCCCCTCTATCGATCGGAGCGCGTTTGGAAATTGGGATCCGGCGACGTCTTCTCCGCAACGTTCGCTGCAATGTGGGCCCTGGAGGACATGGCGCCCGATGACGCGGCGGACATCGCGTCGCGGGCGACCGCGTGGTACTGCGGCCATCGCGCCCTTCCCACCCCGGACGCCGCCACGCTTGCCACGATGCCGTTCGAGCAGGTGCGCCCGGGTACGGGCCGCATATACTTGGCGGCGCCGTTCTTCGACCTCGGGCAGCGCTGGCTGGTGGAGGAAAGCAGGCGCGCCCTGCTGCAAGCAGGTGCCCAGGTGTTCTCGCCCATCCACGAGGTCGGACCCGGCGCCGCCGAGGTCGTCGCTCCGGCGGATCTCGCCGGCATCGAGGACTGCGACGTACTGCTGGCGATCGTCAACGGGATGGACCCCGGGACCGTCTTTGAGGCGGGCTACGCCATCCGCAAGGGCATACCGGTCGTCGCGCTGGCCGAGAATTCGCGGGAGGAGGATCTCAAGATGTTCGTAGGCTCCGGGGCGACGGTGACCAGCGACTTCGCGACGGCCATCTACCAGGCTGTCTGGAGACTGCCGCGATGA
- a CDS encoding 7-cyano-7-deazaguanine synthase: protein MTTALLLSGGMDSVSIAWWLRPDVALTIDYGQKPAEAEIDAAGHVAQLLGISHEVIRVDCSSLGSGDMAGTAPDAAAPVSEWWPFRNQLLVTLAGMAAVRHGVSRLLIGALATDGAHADGRPEFVERASQLMAMQEGGIVVEAPAIELDAVELVRRSGIDQGTLAWAHSCHTGNYACGRCRGCTKHFNTWQALGWTPH, encoded by the coding sequence ATGACTACCGCCTTGCTCCTGTCGGGCGGCATGGACTCTGTCAGCATCGCATGGTGGCTTCGGCCCGACGTCGCGTTGACGATCGACTACGGCCAGAAGCCGGCCGAAGCCGAGATCGACGCCGCCGGCCACGTGGCCCAACTACTCGGCATCTCGCACGAGGTGATCCGGGTCGACTGCTCGTCCCTGGGTTCTGGCGATATGGCCGGTACCGCGCCCGACGCCGCGGCGCCGGTGTCGGAATGGTGGCCCTTCCGGAACCAACTGCTCGTCACGCTGGCCGGAATGGCGGCGGTGCGCCATGGCGTGTCGCGGCTGCTGATAGGCGCTCTGGCCACCGATGGCGCCCACGCCGACGGTCGGCCCGAGTTCGTGGAGCGGGCATCGCAGCTCATGGCCATGCAGGAGGGCGGGATAGTCGTCGAGGCGCCCGCCATCGAACTCGATGCGGTCGAGCTGGTGCGTCGATCGGGAATCGATCAGGGCACGCTTGCCTGGGCGCATTCCTGTCATACCGGCAACTACGCTTGCGGCAGGTGCCGCGGCTGCACCAAGCACTTCAACACATGGCAGGCCCTTGGCTGGACTCCTCACTGA
- a CDS encoding Fic family protein encodes MEETVQRIEPARLEDVAEPISDALAELSASSAVLGAKLHPRTAANLADLVRIMNTYYSNLIEGHNTRPRDIERALAGEFDKDQERRNLQVEAAAHVRLQGEIDRLAAEGQLPEPASLDFLRWLHAEFYRDADEAMLRIRGADREFLMVPGRWRSQPEHDVTVGRHQPPSSDRVEAFMEHFASRYRFQRTGKAARILAIPAAHHRFNYIHPFPDGNGRVSRLMSHAMAHEAGIAAHGLWSISRGLARGLESRGDYKRMMDHADMPRQGDRDGRGNLSMRALADFTLWFLRVCIDQVSFMSSLFDLNQLARRLQRFVQRYDLKPEAFRLLEEALLRGEFDRGEASRIAGLPERTARRVFTEVLELGLLASDTPKGPVSLRFPVDTLDELFPKLFPET; translated from the coding sequence ATGGAAGAGACCGTACAGCGCATCGAGCCGGCGCGCCTGGAAGACGTTGCGGAGCCTATCTCCGACGCGCTGGCTGAGCTGTCAGCAAGCTCGGCGGTTCTCGGCGCCAAGCTGCATCCGCGCACGGCCGCGAACCTGGCGGATCTCGTGCGCATCATGAACACCTATTACAGCAACCTGATCGAGGGCCACAACACGCGCCCCCGCGACATCGAACGCGCCCTCGCCGGCGAATTCGACAAAGACCAGGAACGACGCAACCTGCAGGTGGAAGCCGCGGCCCATGTTCGACTGCAGGGGGAAATCGATCGCCTGGCAGCGGAGGGTCAGCTCCCAGAACCGGCTTCGCTTGATTTTTTGCGCTGGCTGCATGCGGAATTCTACCGTGACGCCGATGAGGCGATGTTGCGCATTCGCGGCGCAGACAGAGAATTCTTGATGGTTCCGGGTCGGTGGCGATCACAGCCTGAACATGATGTCACTGTCGGCCGCCACCAGCCGCCGTCAAGCGATCGCGTCGAAGCGTTCATGGAGCATTTCGCTAGCCGGTACCGCTTCCAACGTACGGGCAAAGCGGCTAGGATATTGGCGATTCCGGCCGCGCATCATCGGTTCAATTATATTCATCCCTTCCCAGACGGCAATGGACGCGTCAGTCGCTTGATGAGTCACGCCATGGCCCATGAGGCAGGAATCGCCGCGCACGGGCTGTGGTCGATTTCCCGAGGCCTGGCGCGGGGTCTGGAAAGCCGCGGCGACTATAAACGCATGATGGATCACGCCGACATGCCACGCCAAGGCGATCGCGACGGCCGCGGTAATCTTTCTATGCGGGCGCTGGCGGATTTTACCTTATGGTTTCTACGCGTATGCATCGACCAGGTCAGTTTCATGTCCAGCCTGTTCGATTTGAACCAACTTGCCCGGCGCCTGCAGCGGTTCGTTCAACGCTACGACCTGAAGCCGGAAGCTTTCCGGCTGCTCGAGGAGGCGCTTCTGCGCGGCGAGTTCGATCGCGGTGAGGCCTCACGTATCGCTGGCTTGCCGGAACGTACGGCCCGCCGCGTGTTTACCGAGGTGCTCGAGCTTGGCCTGCTTGCGTCCGATACCCCGAAAGGACCGGTATCGCTACGCTTCCCGGTCGACACGTTGGACGAACTGTTTCCTAAGCTATTTCCGGAAACTTAG
- the ccoS gene encoding cbb3-type cytochrome oxidase assembly protein CcoS: MTILVYLMPVALFLGALGLTGFLWALKSGQYEDLDGAAERILRDDKPER; this comes from the coding sequence ATGACGATACTCGTCTACCTCATGCCAGTCGCCCTATTTCTTGGCGCACTGGGGCTGACTGGCTTTCTGTGGGCGTTGAAGAGTGGCCAATACGAGGATCTTGACGGAGCCGCTGAGCGCATCCTCCGGGACGACAAGCCGGAACGCTGA
- a CDS encoding cation-translocating P-type ATPase, with protein MSCCAPGAEQAMDLTGTTSVLPSGQEIRLASRLVGDGLRQTDLSVPTVHCAACIQAIETALAKLDNVEDARVNLSTKRVAIRWRGDEVPPFVAALRRLGYEAHLFAAEIDEKDKTLAELIRAVAVAGFAAGNIMLLSVSVWSGAEGATRDLFHWVSALIAIPALTFAGGIFFRSAWNALRHGRMNMDVPIAVGVSLAYAMSLYETINHGDHAYFDASVSLLFFLLIGRTLDHVMRERARTAVKGLSQLAARGAMVLRGDGARDYLPVGEIEPGMHLLVAAGERVPVDGRIIRGASDLDCSLVSGESTPKTVTSGQQVQAGTLNLTGPLTIEATAAAKDSFLAEMVRLMEAAEGGRAHYRRIADRVSALYAPVVHLTAFVTFLGWMAVTGDWHRAVTIAIAVLIITCPCALGLAVPIVQVVAARRLFEAGVMVKDGSAIERLAAIDVAVFDKTGTLTLGQPRLVNASTIDPAMLAIAADMAAHSRHPFSKAIAAFAGFAGQSKLEAVSEHPGLGIEATTADSTWRLGRRGWAGWKARTGGKGKYGGYGGTVLSKNGRIVASFTFEDATRADAKAAVGQLKDAGVSVEMLSGDTPDACGDVARILGIDRFVSALLPSEKAERIEVLTKAGHKVLMVGDGLNDTPALGAAHVSIAPATAADIGRNAADFVFLRESLSAVPLALDVSRKAGRLIRQNIAIAIIYNAVAVPIAIFGNVTPLIAAVAMSASSLLVIGNGLRLQGFRLAELTRASSATHSGIHPLARSS; from the coding sequence ATGAGCTGCTGTGCACCCGGCGCGGAACAGGCAATGGATCTGACCGGTACCACATCGGTCCTGCCATCTGGCCAGGAGATCAGGTTGGCGAGCCGCTTGGTTGGCGATGGTCTTCGCCAGACCGACCTTTCAGTACCGACGGTTCATTGCGCAGCCTGCATCCAGGCGATCGAGACGGCGCTGGCAAAGCTCGACAATGTCGAAGACGCGCGTGTCAACTTGTCGACCAAGCGCGTCGCGATCCGGTGGCGAGGCGACGAGGTGCCGCCCTTCGTCGCTGCGCTGAGACGACTGGGCTACGAGGCGCATCTGTTCGCCGCCGAGATCGATGAAAAAGACAAGACGCTTGCCGAGCTGATCCGCGCGGTCGCGGTCGCCGGGTTCGCCGCCGGCAACATCATGCTGCTTTCGGTCTCGGTCTGGTCCGGCGCCGAAGGTGCTACCCGCGACCTGTTTCACTGGGTCTCTGCATTGATCGCCATCCCGGCGCTCACCTTTGCCGGCGGCATCTTCTTCCGCTCGGCCTGGAATGCACTGCGCCACGGCCGCATGAACATGGACGTGCCGATCGCGGTTGGGGTGTCGCTCGCTTATGCCATGAGCCTCTATGAGACGATCAATCATGGCGATCACGCCTATTTCGACGCGTCCGTATCCCTGCTGTTTTTCCTGTTGATCGGCCGCACCCTGGATCACGTCATGCGCGAACGGGCACGGACCGCCGTGAAAGGCCTGTCCCAGTTGGCCGCACGTGGCGCCATGGTGCTGCGCGGCGATGGCGCGCGCGACTACCTGCCGGTTGGCGAGATCGAACCGGGCATGCACCTTCTGGTCGCCGCAGGCGAAAGGGTCCCTGTCGACGGCCGGATCATTCGGGGCGCGTCGGATCTCGACTGCTCGCTGGTTTCTGGCGAGAGCACACCAAAAACCGTGACGTCCGGGCAACAGGTTCAGGCCGGCACGCTCAACCTTACCGGCCCGCTGACCATCGAAGCGACCGCTGCGGCAAAGGACTCCTTCCTGGCGGAAATGGTCCGGCTGATGGAAGCCGCCGAAGGTGGTCGTGCGCACTATCGGCGGATCGCCGACCGTGTCTCGGCGCTCTACGCGCCGGTGGTCCATCTCACCGCCTTCGTGACGTTCCTTGGCTGGATGGCGGTAACCGGCGACTGGCACCGGGCAGTGACAATCGCGATCGCCGTTCTCATCATCACATGCCCATGCGCGCTCGGTCTGGCCGTGCCTATCGTGCAAGTGGTCGCGGCGCGCCGCTTGTTCGAAGCCGGCGTGATGGTCAAGGACGGATCGGCCATTGAGCGCTTGGCCGCGATAGACGTGGCGGTATTCGACAAGACCGGCACGCTGACGCTCGGTCAGCCCAGGCTGGTCAACGCGTCGACCATCGATCCGGCGATGCTGGCGATCGCAGCCGACATGGCGGCGCACTCCCGTCACCCGTTCTCGAAGGCCATCGCCGCATTCGCGGGTTTTGCCGGCCAGTCGAAGCTGGAAGCCGTCAGCGAGCACCCGGGTCTCGGCATCGAAGCCACGACCGCGGACAGCACCTGGCGTCTTGGCCGGCGCGGCTGGGCCGGATGGAAAGCCCGGACCGGTGGCAAAGGCAAGTATGGCGGCTATGGCGGGACGGTGCTTTCGAAGAATGGGAGGATCGTCGCCTCCTTCACGTTCGAGGACGCTACGCGCGCCGACGCCAAGGCGGCGGTCGGGCAATTGAAGGATGCCGGCGTGTCGGTCGAAATGCTGTCGGGCGATACCCCGGACGCTTGTGGCGATGTCGCAAGAATATTGGGCATCGACCGTTTTGTTTCGGCGCTGCTGCCGTCCGAGAAGGCTGAGCGGATCGAAGTGCTGACCAAGGCCGGCCACAAGGTCCTGATGGTGGGCGACGGGCTCAACGACACGCCAGCGCTGGGCGCGGCGCACGTCTCGATCGCTCCCGCGACCGCCGCCGATATTGGCCGCAACGCCGCCGATTTCGTGTTCCTGCGTGAAAGCCTTTCGGCCGTACCCCTTGCGCTGGACGTCTCGCGGAAGGCAGGGCGGCTGATCCGCCAGAACATAGCCATCGCGATCATCTACAACGCTGTTGCCGTGCCGATCGCCATCTTCGGCAACGTCACGCCGTTGATCGCCGCGGTCGCGATGTCCGCCTCATCGCTGCTGGTGATCGGAAACGGGCTGCGGCTGCAGGGCTTTAGGCTCGCCGAGCTGACGAGGGCTTCTTCGGCAACGCATTCCGGCATTCACCCATTAGCGCGGTCATCATGA
- a CDS encoding FixH family protein: MSTNTQKTREFTGRHMLLTILGFFGVIIAVNLTMATLASTSWTGLVVENTYVASQQFNKKAEEGRAQAALGWTGKLTIARGEVRYSLSDTTGKPVPLHGVKVLFRHPAYEKEDKSVTLALASGEEFAARHMPKDGVWIVEVDADAGLALPYRDVRRIMISQGALQ, translated from the coding sequence ATGAGCACCAATACGCAAAAGACGCGTGAGTTCACCGGCAGGCACATGCTGCTCACCATTCTCGGCTTTTTCGGCGTGATCATCGCGGTCAATCTCACGATGGCGACACTCGCCAGCACGAGCTGGACCGGCCTTGTCGTCGAGAACACCTATGTGGCCAGCCAGCAATTCAACAAAAAGGCCGAGGAAGGGCGCGCGCAGGCGGCACTCGGCTGGACCGGCAAACTGACGATCGCTCGGGGTGAGGTCCGCTACAGCTTGAGCGATACCACCGGCAAGCCGGTCCCCTTGCATGGCGTCAAGGTGCTGTTTCGCCATCCCGCATACGAGAAAGAGGACAAGTCCGTTACGCTCGCCCTCGCCTCCGGCGAGGAATTCGCGGCGCGGCACATGCCGAAGGACGGCGTCTGGATCGTCGAAGTCGACGCCGATGCCGGCCTGGCGCTACCCTATCGCGACGTCCGCAGGATCATGATTTCGCAAGGAGCGCTGCAATGA
- the ccoG gene encoding cytochrome c oxidase accessory protein CcoG, producing MHVLDKTQMERLEAKAVNSAKTRQPLYAPRKKIFPKRASGSFRRFKWLVMAITLGIYYLMPWLRWDRGPFAPDQAVLIDLANRRFYVFFIEIWPQEFYYVAGLLMMAGIGLFLITSTVGRAWCGYTCPQTVWVDLFLVVERAIEGDRNARMKLDAGRWTARKLVLRVSKHAIWLVIAAATGGAWILYFADAPTLIGDVFNGTAASVAYVTIAVLTATTYTFGGLMREQVCTYMCPWPRIQAAMLDENSLTVTYNDWRGEPRSRHAKKVQAAGQPVGDCVDCNACVAVCPMGIDIRDGQQLECITCALCLDACDGVMNKLGKERGLISYATLSDYNANMAVATAGGSGPVNPSLVRTADSTFSARLAHFHIRKIFRPRTFFYMGAWTAVGLALIYSLLTRDRLEINVLHDRNPQFVTLSDGSIRNGYTVKLLNMIPEPRTIVVTMQGLQGAEMSVVGSDLPAARFFAIAVEADRLNMLKVFVRQPAGEVRHAAQTFKFRVEDRASFESDEYTATFNAPEIAR from the coding sequence ATGCACGTGCTGGATAAAACGCAGATGGAGCGGCTCGAGGCAAAAGCGGTCAACTCCGCCAAGACACGACAGCCGCTCTATGCTCCGCGCAAGAAAATCTTCCCTAAACGCGCCTCGGGCAGCTTTCGCCGCTTCAAATGGCTGGTGATGGCGATCACGCTGGGCATCTATTATCTGATGCCCTGGTTGCGCTGGGATCGAGGTCCGTTTGCTCCTGATCAGGCCGTGCTGATCGATCTTGCCAACCGCCGTTTCTACGTCTTCTTCATCGAGATATGGCCGCAGGAATTCTACTATGTCGCCGGCCTTCTGATGATGGCCGGCATCGGCCTCTTCCTGATCACGTCCACCGTCGGCCGCGCCTGGTGCGGCTATACCTGCCCGCAGACGGTATGGGTCGATCTTTTCCTAGTTGTCGAGCGGGCGATCGAAGGCGATCGCAACGCTCGCATGAAGCTCGACGCCGGCCGCTGGACCGCGCGCAAACTGGTGCTGCGTGTGTCGAAACACGCCATCTGGCTGGTCATAGCGGCAGCTACCGGCGGCGCCTGGATCCTCTATTTCGCCGATGCGCCGACGCTGATCGGCGACGTATTCAACGGCACCGCCGCTTCGGTCGCCTACGTCACCATCGCGGTGCTGACGGCGACCACCTACACGTTCGGCGGGCTGATGCGCGAGCAAGTCTGCACCTACATGTGCCCGTGGCCGCGCATCCAGGCTGCCATGCTCGACGAGAATTCGCTCACTGTGACCTACAATGACTGGCGTGGCGAACCTCGTTCGCGGCACGCCAAGAAGGTCCAGGCTGCGGGGCAGCCGGTCGGTGACTGCGTCGACTGCAATGCCTGTGTCGCAGTCTGCCCGATGGGGATCGACATTCGCGACGGCCAGCAACTCGAATGCATCACTTGCGCGCTGTGCCTTGATGCCTGCGACGGCGTCATGAACAAGCTCGGCAAGGAGCGCGGGCTGATCTCCTATGCGACGCTGTCCGACTACAACGCCAACATGGCGGTGGCGACCGCAGGCGGCTCCGGTCCCGTGAACCCTTCACTCGTCAGAACGGCCGACAGCACATTCTCCGCCAGGTTGGCGCATTTCCATATTCGCAAGATCTTCCGGCCGAGGACCTTCTTCTACATGGGCGCGTGGACGGCGGTCGGGCTTGCCTTGATCTATTCGCTGCTGACGCGCGACCGACTCGAGATCAACGTCCTGCACGACCGCAATCCGCAATTCGTGACCCTGTCCGACGGCTCGATCCGCAACGGTTACACCGTCAAGCTGCTTAACATGATCCCCGAGCCAAGGACGATCGTCGTCACGATGCAGGGCTTGCAGGGAGCCGAAATGAGCGTCGTCGGCAGTGATCTGCCGGCAGCTCGCTTCTTCGCCATCGCGGTCGAAGCCGACCGGCTGAACATGCTGAAGGTCTTCGTGCGCCAGCCAGCGGGTGAGGTTCGGCACGCTGCACAAACCTTCAAGTTCCGCGTCGAGGACAGAGCGAGCTTCGAATCGGACGAATACACCGCCACCTTCAACGCCCCGGAGATCGCCAGATGA
- the ccoP gene encoding cytochrome-c oxidase, cbb3-type subunit III: MSSEHIDEVSGISTTGHEWDGIRELNNPLPRWWVITFYITVAWAVAYTIAYPAWPMLSSATKGVLGYSSRNAVKIELAAAEAAKGKYVAAIQQKTVSEIAADDALREFAVAAGGATFKVNCVQCHGSGAQGSKGFPNLNDDDWLWGGTTEQIQQTIAHGIRFASDPDTRQSEMPPFGDIITPEQIAQVGAYVASLSGKVQDASLIEPGAKVFAENCVACHGDNAKGNKELGAPNLTDAIWLYAPGETAIAVQVRAPKHGVMPAWIGRLGETKVKELAVYVHSLGGGE, encoded by the coding sequence ATGAGCAGCGAGCATATCGATGAAGTCTCGGGCATCTCAACGACTGGTCATGAATGGGACGGGATAAGGGAGCTCAACAACCCATTGCCCCGATGGTGGGTGATAACCTTCTACATCACCGTCGCTTGGGCGGTGGCTTATACAATTGCGTATCCGGCTTGGCCGATGCTGTCTTCCGCGACCAAGGGTGTGCTTGGCTATTCCAGCCGCAACGCTGTCAAGATTGAGCTGGCGGCTGCCGAAGCCGCCAAGGGCAAATATGTCGCGGCCATCCAGCAGAAGACCGTATCCGAGATTGCAGCCGACGACGCGCTGCGTGAATTCGCGGTAGCGGCCGGTGGAGCTACCTTCAAGGTCAATTGCGTGCAATGCCACGGCTCGGGCGCCCAAGGGTCGAAGGGCTTTCCAAACCTGAACGACGATGACTGGCTATGGGGCGGCACGACCGAGCAGATCCAGCAAACGATCGCGCACGGCATCCGTTTCGCATCCGACCCGGATACTCGGCAGTCGGAAATGCCCCCCTTCGGTGACATCATCACGCCCGAACAGATCGCACAGGTCGGCGCCTATGTCGCCAGCCTCTCGGGCAAGGTCCAGGATGCAAGTCTTATCGAGCCCGGCGCCAAGGTATTCGCGGAAAACTGCGTCGCCTGTCATGGCGATAATGCGAAAGGCAACAAAGAGCTCGGCGCGCCCAATCTGACCGATGCGATCTGGCTCTACGCACCCGGCGAGACAGCCATCGCCGTCCAAGTCCGCGCGCCGAAGCACGGTGTCATGCCGGCCTGGATCGGGCGTCTCGGCGAGACCAAGGTTAAGGAACTTGCGGTTTATGTCCATTCGCTTGGCGGCGGAGAATAG
- a CDS encoding CcoQ/FixQ family Cbb3-type cytochrome c oxidase assembly chaperone codes for MSYNLMREFADSWGLLAMALFFVGCIAFALRPGGKIQADQAAQIPLKDD; via the coding sequence ATGAGCTATAATTTGATGCGGGAATTCGCGGACAGCTGGGGTCTGCTTGCCATGGCGCTCTTCTTCGTCGGCTGCATTGCCTTTGCCTTGCGTCCCGGCGGCAAAATACAGGCCGATCAAGCCGCCCAGATTCCACTCAAGGACGACTGA
- the ccoO gene encoding cytochrome-c oxidase, cbb3-type subunit II, which produces MGLMDKHAIIEKNATLLLVGSLLVVTVGGIVEIAPLFYLDNTIEKVEGMRPYSPLELAGRNIYVREGCYLCHSQMIRPFRDEVERYGHYSLAAESMYDHPFQWGSKRTGPDLARVGNRYSNEWHVQHLMDPRSVVPESIMPRYAFLKDAPIEVKDFSTHLVANARVGVPYSDDMIAHANADLMAQADPNADTSGLEKRYPKAKVGDLDGNPQQVTEMDALVAYLQMLGTLVDFKTYDDAAGYR; this is translated from the coding sequence ATGGGCTTGATGGACAAACACGCGATCATCGAGAAGAACGCCACGCTTCTTCTCGTTGGGTCTCTTCTTGTCGTGACCGTCGGCGGTATCGTCGAGATTGCGCCGCTTTTCTATCTCGACAACACGATCGAGAAAGTCGAAGGCATGCGGCCCTACTCGCCACTGGAACTCGCCGGACGCAACATCTATGTGCGCGAGGGCTGCTACCTCTGCCACAGCCAGATGATCAGGCCTTTCCGGGACGAGGTCGAGCGCTACGGCCACTACAGCCTGGCCGCCGAGTCCATGTACGACCACCCCTTCCAGTGGGGCTCGAAGCGCACCGGCCCTGACCTTGCACGAGTCGGCAACCGCTATTCCAACGAATGGCACGTTCAGCACCTTATGGATCCACGTTCGGTGGTGCCGGAATCTATCATGCCTCGCTATGCCTTCCTGAAGGACGCTCCGATCGAGGTGAAGGACTTCTCGACGCATCTGGTTGCGAACGCGCGTGTTGGCGTCCCGTACTCCGATGACATGATCGCGCACGCCAATGCCGATCTGATGGCCCAGGCCGACCCGAATGCCGATACCTCGGGCCTCGAGAAACGCTATCCGAAAGCCAAAGTCGGTGATCTGGACGGCAATCCGCAGCAGGTGACCGAGATGGATGCCCTCGTCGCCTATCTGCAAATGCTGGGAACACTGGTCGATTTCAAGACCTATGACGATGCAGCCGGCTACCGCTGA